The Halobacillus ihumii genomic sequence CTCTTCCTCTGTTTTTTGAAACAATAGGGCCCGATCATAAGCGTTGCTTAACATTTGAAAACCATGTTCTGTCAAAATAGACTCCGGATGAAACTGAATTCCTTCAACAGGATGAGTATGATGTCGAACTGCCATGACTACTGAATCTTCTGACATAGCGCTAATTTCTAATGACAACGGAAGATCTTCAGCCGGGGTTTGAAGCGAATGATACCTGGTTGCCTGTACCACACATGGAACACCATGAAAAATAGACTTTCCATCGTGCGTCATCATGGTTACTTTCCCGTGCATCGGACGCTTTCCTTTCGCAACCTTTCCTCCAAAAAAATCAACAATAATCTGGTGACCTAAGCAAATCCCGAGAATTGGTATTGTTCTATAAAAATGGTTCAACACCTCATAACAAATTCCTGATTCAGTAGGATGTCCCGGACCTGGTGAAATCACAAGCAAGTCTGGAGCTAAATGCTCTATTTTCTTAATGGTAGCTTGGTCATTTCTATAAACGACTACATCTTCGTCCAGAAGTCGAAAATATTGAGACAAATTATAGGTAAATGAATCATAGTTATCAATCATTACAATCATAGTAATCTCCTTTTACGAATGAATACCTCTCTTACTATTGTACCTCTTAGCCACTATAAATTCACGAAACAACTGTGAAGCCTATGAATCTATAAAAAGAATGATTGATTAAATTTTTAGATAAGTCTGTCAACTAAATTGAAATTGACTGAAAATTTATAGTATAATACTTATAAAGTGTAAGCGTATACATGTAGAATAACGCCTACAACTTAAGGAGGGATTTTATGAGTGGTATTTGGCTTGCCATTGCTGGAATTATCATCTTTGCATTAGGTTATAAGTACTATTCAAAGTTCATTGCTGAAAAGATTTACCGTTTGGATCCAAACTATGTAACTCCTGCTCATAAGTACGAGGATGGGGTCGATTTTGTTCCTACTAATAAATTTGTTTTATGGGGCCATCACTTTACATCTGTAGCTGGAGCGGCTCCTATCGTCGGACCAGCTATAGCTGTTTATTGGGGTTGGCTGCCAGCGATCCTTTGGGTACTGCTCGGAACTGTTTTTGCAGCTGGTGTTCACGACTTTGGAACACTGGTTTTATCTGTCCGAAACAAAGGTCAATCCATGGGTACATTGGCAAGCAAGCTTATTGGCGAACGAGCAAAGAAATTATTTTTATTCATAATTTTATTATTAGTACTGATGGTTAACGCTGTTTTTGCCTGGGTCATTGCGAACTTATTCATCTCGTTCCCAGCGAGTGTCGTATCTGTCTTTATTCAAATTCCACTTGCTATTTGGATTGGATACAGTGTTTATAAGAAAAAAGGCAGTATGTTACTCCCATCGGTCGTTGCCCTTGCCGTGATGTACTTAGCTGCCATTGTGGCCAGCTATGTTCCCGTTTTACAAATTGATTTAGTTAAATATTTCGGCGGGGAAGGCGCCACTACATTCATGGGGGCAAGTGCCACGTCCATGGCCTTCTTCGTATGGATTATTGTGTTAATGGTTTACGTGTATATCGCTTCAACTTTACCTGTTTGGAAGCTCTTGCAGCCGCGAGACTACATTAATTCTCACCAGCTATTGGTCGGTTTAGGATTACTTTATCTCGGCTTGCTGTTTACAAACCCGCAAGTAACAGCACCCGTGAGCAATGCGCAAGCAGACATTTCCTGGTTCCCGCTCTTATTTATAACCATTGCCTGCGGAGCCATTTCTGGTTTTCACGGATTAGTATCATCCGGAACGACCTCCAAGCAGTTGAACAATGAGAAAGAAGCACGTTTCGTAGGGTACCTGGGTGCTGTCGGTGAAGGCGCCTTGGCTTTAATAGCGATCATTGCTGTAATTACCTTCTTCCCTACAGCTGGAGAATTTTCAGCCACATACAGCAGCTTTACAGAAGCAAGCGGAGCAGGTCTGACTGTGTTTATCCAAGGAGCGGCCCAATTAGCTACAGGTCTTGGTATCCCATCTGTTGTAGCATCAACTATTGTATCTGTTATCATCGTTAGTTTTGCTGCTACTACCCTGGATTCTTCTGTCCGACTTATGCGCTATATTATTTCAGAATTAGGAACCGAATATAATTTTAAACCTTTAACAAAAGCACATGTTGCTACAACGGCTGCCGTTGTATCGAGTGCGGCCTTAACATTGATCCCGCAAGGACCGAAAGGCTTTGGATCCGGGGGCTATCTCCTATGGCCGCTGTTTGGGACATCGAACCAGCTGCTGGCAGGGATTAGTTTGCTGCTGATCTCTATCTGGTTAAAGCGACTTGGCAGGAATTATTGGCCGACCCTCATTCCGATGCTGTTCATCATGTTTATGACACTATGGGCCATGATTGACCAGGTGATCACAGAATGGGCGCCATGGGCAGCAGGAAGTGATTGGCTTCTGTTCAGCTTTGGTGCGATCATTCTAGTCTTCACCATTTGGATTCTCTTAACGGCAGCCTCGGCCCTTCTTAATGGAAAAGATAATAATATCGAAAAAAGTGCTTAGAAAATGAAATAAAAAGAAGGTCGCACTTCTCATTTTGTGCGGCTTTCTCTTATTTTAGGAGGCAGACAAATGATTAACCTCATGATTATACGTGCTGAAAAAGAAATAGGAATGGGCTGCTGCGGAGGAATATGCGGAGATGGATTCATCAAAATGACTGATGAGTTTAAACACCATGACCAAGACCGTCTGCTTATGGGGAAGTTTTACCGGAACATGAAGCAAACATATGGAGAGAATATTTCGATTACCTTTCTTGATCCGAGAAATATTCTTGCTATTGGAGTGTATTTTCTGCAACAAGTGAAAGATCGCCACATTACTGCTATGGAAGCAGTGAAACATTTCACCCTTCACATTAAGTACAATGCGGTCTTCATCAATGGTAAGTTGACGGAAAACTTAGAAAGCTGTGATACACTAATAGATGAGATGCAGCATTCATAAGGAGGCAAACAAATCTATGAGTAACAAAAAGCTATCCTTAAAAAAACTAGTACAATTTTATGATGAAGTCTTGAGCCTCCCCCACAAAAATGAAATTGCCAGAGAGCTTAGAGATGAAGATGACTTGTTTCTTTTGCTCGTCTATTCTGATATGCTCGGTATCCCAAATCCCGCCTTTTATTACACCCTTGAATTATATCCTTACATTATTGAGAAGTTCCACGACTGGCACTTAAGAATGGGAATGGACAAATCACCGCTGGATGGAATCCGCTGCTGCTAAAAAACCAGCACATCAAACTTATTGATTGTAAAGGGGTCTTACTTAAGATGAATGATTTACACCAAAACAAAATCCTATTTGTCGGTGGGAAAGGTGGAGTTGGAAAGTCAACCTCCTCCGCTGCAATCGCCGTTGCCTTTGCTCGCGCTGGTCATAAAACACTAGTTGTATCAACCGATCCCGCTCACAATCTAGGAGATATTTTCCATAAAAAGATCAAGCATGAGAAAACCACACTTGAAGAAAATTTATGGGGAATTGAAGTTGATCCGAACCGTGAATCTAAACGTTACATTGAAGGTGTGAAAGATAATTTGCAAGGGTTAGTCAAATCAAAAATGGTTGAAGAGGTTCATCGGCAAATTGATATGGCCAGCGCTTCTCCTGGTGCAGACGAGGCCGCTTTATTTGATCGGCTGATTTCCATCATTCTAGAAGAAGCAGACGAGTTTGATAAAATCATATTTGATACGGCCCCGACTGGGCACACGATCAGATTGTTAACCTTGCCAGAGTTAATGAGCGTCTGGATAGACGGAATGCTTGAACGTAGAAAGAAAATCAATGACAATTATACTGAACTTCTTAATGACGGCGAGCCCATTGACGATCCGATTTATGAGATTTTGCAGAAGCGAAAAGAGAAATTTTCAGCTGTACGAAAAATTATATTGGATGAAAAGCAGACCGGATTTGTTTTTGTTATCATTCCTGAACGGCTTCCGATTTTGGAAACACAACAGGCCATCAAACAGCTAGATAAACACCATCTTCACATTAAAACCTTGATCGTCAACAAAGTATTGCCTGATCATGCAGATGGAGAATTTTTACAAAAACGAAGGAAACAGGAGCAGGACTACTTAAACCAAATTAAAGAGAGTTTTTCAAACCAGCAAACGGTTAACGTACCATTGTTCGAAGAAGATGTAGCAGATATGGACAAACTGTCTATTTTTGCTTCTCATTTGCAACCATTGACTAAGGAGGAAACGCACAAATGAAAGCTATTGTACATGCAGAACAGGAAGGATTAAAAGGACTATCATTGCAGGACATAGACGCACCGGCTGTCCAAAAAGGGATGGTTCAAGTGAAGCTCAAAACGGCGGGGATGAACCGTAGAGACATTGCTGTCACTTCAAGACACAAAACGGATCAGCCGCCCTTGGTGCTCGGTTCAGACGGAGCTGGGATCATTGAGGAAATGGGTGAAAACGTTCAAGGGTTCACTGTAGGGGATGAAGTAATCATCAATCCAGGGCTAGGCTGGAAGCATACTAGTGATGCACCACCTGAAGGATTTGACATCCTGGGCCTGCCTGACAACGGCACCTTTGGTGAGTATATCTCTGTACCTGCCGACAATATTGTTCCAAAGCCTGAACATCTATCATGGGAAGAGGCGGGAGTTCTGCCCCTTGCAGCATTAACAGCTTATCGTGTCCTGTTCACCCGAGGGAAGATTAAATCAGGAGACACAGTCATGCTTCCTGGGATCGGAAGTGGTGTACTCACTTTTGCATTGAAATTTGCGAAAGCTGTTGAAGCAAGAGTGATCGTTACATCCAGACATGAAGAGAAGCTAAAGAAAGCAAAAGAACTGGGAGCTGACATCGCCATCCCGACCAACTCAGACTGGAACGAAGAATTAAAGAATGAGAAGGTGGATTTGCTAGTAGAAAGCGTGGGGCGCGCAACGTTTGAACAGTCCCTTTCAATCATTCGAAAAGGTGGAACAATTGTAACCTTTGGAGCCACTACAGAGGACGAAGTCACGATTAATATTCGTAAGTTTTTCTATGGTCAATTCAATCTGCTGGGCTCAACGATGGGAAGTGCCGAGGAATTCGCCGACATGCTTTCTTTTATTGAACAGCACGGCATTAAGCCTGAACTCGATCGTATGTTCAGCTTATCTCAATATAAAGAAGCCTTTGAATACCTCCAGGAAACGAAAAATTTCGGAAAAATAGGTTTTTCAATAGGATGAAGAAGCAGCCCTGCGGTAATCTCCGTGGGGCTGTTTACGTTTGACTTTTCTTTCCTTCCAAACCCATTCCATTTAATCATTGCGATAAAAGCCGCTAAATTATACTATTAATAGTATTAATACTTCAACGTAAAAAAGAAGGGCATTTATCATTTTCTGAGAGAGGGGTGAAGATATGAAAGTCTTAATTGTGGACGATGATCAATCGCTTAACACATTTCTAAAGGATTTATGTGAAAAAGACGGTCTCGAGGCAGCCACTGCATCAAATGGACGTGAAGGACTTAATGAACTAAGTAAGCATGACTATGATATTATCATCGCGGATTACCATATGCCTGCTATCAATGGATTAGAATTAGTTCAGAAAGTACGTCTTGAGAATCAGCAGATTCCGATCCTTATCTTAACGGAAGATAACAGTAAAGAAACTGCCGAATCATTTAAGAAGGCTGGCGCTACAGATTTTGCCTTGAAACCTGTGAAGGAACTCGATATTATCTCCCGAATTCATTTACATGCCCAGATTGCAAATATGAGGAAACAGCTGGAAACTGATGAAGATGTATATAGTGCCAAAGGAATTAGTAAAGGAACACTGGATTCCGTCGCCGATTTTTTAAAAGACCATCATGGGGCGAACTCGGTCGACACCATTTCAAAAGGAATTGGACTAGCGTATCCTACCGTCTACCGCTACCTCATGTATTTATTAAAGGAAGGGAAAGTTAAACAAATCATTGACCACCAAAAGATTGGCAGACCAAAGAAACTATATAGATGGTACACCAATTAGCGGAAGCCTGCCCCAGTGACTTCCGCTTCATTGTGTATTATGGTAATATTTGGATGACCTGAGGTGGAATTTAAAGGGAATTTCTTTTATTGGGAAAGGGGGACTGCTAGATGCAGAGGGTTACTTTTTCTAACAGCAGGGGGCTGACTTTAGTTGGTGATTTGTATAGGAATGAAGGGACTCAGATCGTTATTATGTGTCACGGATTTCTTTCTAATCGTTCCTCTCGTGGTCGCTTTGATTTATTTGCGTCTACTTTTCACAAGCTCGGTTATAGTGTACTGCGCTTTGACTTTGGCGGGTGCGGGGAAAGTGACGATACTCCCCTGACATTGTCTAATGAGGCAGATGATCTCACGTCGGCTATTAACTATGCTAGTAAGGCAGGTTTCACTGAAATGGTCCTTTACGGGCACAGCTTAGGGGCGAGGGTATGTCTAGAGGTTTACCACCCCAAATACGTTAAAACTATGATCTTAACAGGGGCAGGAACAGGGCCTGTACATTATCATTGGCCAGACCACTTTACGGAGGAGGAACTCGCCGAACTACATAGAACTGGATACTTTTCAGTAAAAGTCGTTGACCCTTATCGTGAGGAAATGATGATATCGAAAGAAATGCTGCTTGATTTTGAGCAGTGCAATCAAAAACAAATGCTTTCGCGGATCTCTTGCCCGATTCTTCTTATCCATGGAAACCAGGGCGAGGAGGAAATTTTAATGCCTATAACAAAACAGGGAATGAAGTGGCTTCCTGAGAACTCCAAACTAAAAGTAATTGACGGTTCTGAACATCATTTCATGAACCACCTTGAAACAGTGCAAGAAATGCTTTCAGAGTGGTTGAGTACATACTGACTTGTTCTGAAAAAAATAGATTGTCGATATTATGATTTTGTTGTCTATGCGTGAATTTTATCGCCGTGTTGACTTTTCTTAGAAGAAAATTACTTTATTTTCCTATGTTAAATCACTTAAAAGTTGACAAACTAATTGATATCCTTTTGAGGTTTAATAAATGCTAGCAAGGGAAATAAATTTGCAACACTCCAAGGAGATGATGGCGTGCAACAAACCGCAATTTTCCGCCCCGGAAAAATTCTGGCTGTATTACTTGCCGTTTTGTTTGTAGTTGGCATTCTAACGATTAACAGTTTGTTCGTCTATCCCGTATTAAACACATCACGAAGTTTATTGGCCTTTCTTTTTGCTCCGCTTGGCATTTTATACGCCAACCAACATAACTTGTGGTTTCGCAGTTCCCTGCGGATTTTTCTAAAGGGAAGTCACAGGTTACTTATAAGTATGACTGTATTCTTTCTCGGTGTATTGCTCAGCTATGAAGTATTGCTTACGCTTCCTGACAATTTGGGAGTTGCTCTTCACATCATCATTCTGGGAATCTGCTCTATTATTTATTGGGGTCCGCTGCTTATAGACTGTTCATTCCATAAACCAATAACTTACTCTAGCAAATTCGCTTACTTTACTGGCACCACACTACTCTTCTTCACCTATCATCAACTATCATTTGTCTACTATCACTCTGCTCCGACGCTCGGATTTATGTGGTCAGGACTCGCAACGATGCTTATTACACTTATGGTCCTCTTTCACCAATGGTTCAGGGCTGATAAGAAAACCGACCGCAGAAGAGTTGAGGGGTATGTCCGTCCTCTTAAAAAAATTTAGCAGACAAGGGTTCACTTTACCCCTGTCTGCTTCCATTAAAATAAATCAGGACTTATTAATTCAGGTACATAGAAGGCTACTCCTGGTACGAATGCCAC encodes the following:
- a CDS encoding anthranilate synthase component II; this translates as MIVMIDNYDSFTYNLSQYFRLLDEDVVVYRNDQATIKKIEHLAPDLLVISPGPGHPTESGICYEVLNHFYRTIPILGICLGHQIIVDFFGGKVAKGKRPMHGKVTMMTHDGKSIFHGVPCVVQATRYHSLQTPAEDLPLSLEISAMSEDSVVMAVRHHTHPVEGIQFHPESILTEHGFQMLSNAYDRALLFQKTEEEEVTV
- a CDS encoding carbon starvation protein A, producing the protein MSGIWLAIAGIIIFALGYKYYSKFIAEKIYRLDPNYVTPAHKYEDGVDFVPTNKFVLWGHHFTSVAGAAPIVGPAIAVYWGWLPAILWVLLGTVFAAGVHDFGTLVLSVRNKGQSMGTLASKLIGERAKKLFLFIILLLVLMVNAVFAWVIANLFISFPASVVSVFIQIPLAIWIGYSVYKKKGSMLLPSVVALAVMYLAAIVASYVPVLQIDLVKYFGGEGATTFMGASATSMAFFVWIIVLMVYVYIASTLPVWKLLQPRDYINSHQLLVGLGLLYLGLLFTNPQVTAPVSNAQADISWFPLLFITIACGAISGFHGLVSSGTTSKQLNNEKEARFVGYLGAVGEGALALIAIIAVITFFPTAGEFSATYSSFTEASGAGLTVFIQGAAQLATGLGIPSVVASTIVSVIIVSFAATTLDSSVRLMRYIISELGTEYNFKPLTKAHVATTAAVVSSAALTLIPQGPKGFGSGGYLLWPLFGTSNQLLAGISLLLISIWLKRLGRNYWPTLIPMLFIMFMTLWAMIDQVITEWAPWAAGSDWLLFSFGAIILVFTIWILLTAASALLNGKDNNIEKSA
- a CDS encoding cory-CC-star protein; this encodes MSNKKLSLKKLVQFYDEVLSLPHKNEIARELRDEDDLFLLLVYSDMLGIPNPAFYYTLELYPYIIEKFHDWHLRMGMDKSPLDGIRCC
- a CDS encoding ArsA family ATPase; translation: MNDLHQNKILFVGGKGGVGKSTSSAAIAVAFARAGHKTLVVSTDPAHNLGDIFHKKIKHEKTTLEENLWGIEVDPNRESKRYIEGVKDNLQGLVKSKMVEEVHRQIDMASASPGADEAALFDRLISIILEEADEFDKIIFDTAPTGHTIRLLTLPELMSVWIDGMLERRKKINDNYTELLNDGEPIDDPIYEILQKRKEKFSAVRKIILDEKQTGFVFVIIPERLPILETQQAIKQLDKHHLHIKTLIVNKVLPDHADGEFLQKRRKQEQDYLNQIKESFSNQQTVNVPLFEEDVADMDKLSIFASHLQPLTKEETHK
- a CDS encoding zinc-binding dehydrogenase, which encodes MKAIVHAEQEGLKGLSLQDIDAPAVQKGMVQVKLKTAGMNRRDIAVTSRHKTDQPPLVLGSDGAGIIEEMGENVQGFTVGDEVIINPGLGWKHTSDAPPEGFDILGLPDNGTFGEYISVPADNIVPKPEHLSWEEAGVLPLAALTAYRVLFTRGKIKSGDTVMLPGIGSGVLTFALKFAKAVEARVIVTSRHEEKLKKAKELGADIAIPTNSDWNEELKNEKVDLLVESVGRATFEQSLSIIRKGGTIVTFGATTEDEVTINIRKFFYGQFNLLGSTMGSAEEFADMLSFIEQHGIKPELDRMFSLSQYKEAFEYLQETKNFGKIGFSIG
- a CDS encoding response regulator; its protein translation is MKVLIVDDDQSLNTFLKDLCEKDGLEAATASNGREGLNELSKHDYDIIIADYHMPAINGLELVQKVRLENQQIPILILTEDNSKETAESFKKAGATDFALKPVKELDIISRIHLHAQIANMRKQLETDEDVYSAKGISKGTLDSVADFLKDHHGANSVDTISKGIGLAYPTVYRYLMYLLKEGKVKQIIDHQKIGRPKKLYRWYTN
- a CDS encoding alpha/beta hydrolase, with translation MQRVTFSNSRGLTLVGDLYRNEGTQIVIMCHGFLSNRSSRGRFDLFASTFHKLGYSVLRFDFGGCGESDDTPLTLSNEADDLTSAINYASKAGFTEMVLYGHSLGARVCLEVYHPKYVKTMILTGAGTGPVHYHWPDHFTEEELAELHRTGYFSVKVVDPYREEMMISKEMLLDFEQCNQKQMLSRISCPILLIHGNQGEEEILMPITKQGMKWLPENSKLKVIDGSEHHFMNHLETVQEMLSEWLSTY